Sequence from the Cucumis sativus cultivar 9930 chromosome 1, Cucumber_9930_V3, whole genome shotgun sequence genome:
gaaatcaaagaagaagaacaataaTGTTTGGGTTACGAAGTCGACCcggaaagggaaaaagaagaacaaagctaataacaataacaatgcTCCAACTGAGGACCCTGTGTTGATCACTCCAGTTCCGAGGTTCCCTGACAAAGGAGATGACAATAACGATATGCAAATATGTTTGTCAAAGGTTTACAAAGCGGAGAAAGTTGAATTGAGTGATGATAGAATGAGTGCTGGTAGTACAAAAGGGTATAGAATGGTGAGAGCCACAAGAGGGGTGGAGGAAGGGGCGTGGTATTTTGAAATCAAGGTGGTGAGCTTGGGGGAGACCGGGCATACTCGACTTGGATGGTCGACGGATAAAGGGGACTTGCAGGCTCCGGTGGGGTACGACGGGAACAGTTTTGGGTATAGAGATATTGATGGAAGTAAAGTGCATAAGGCTTTAAGAGAGAAATATGGAGAGGAGGGATATAAGGAAGGTGATGTTATCGGTTTCTATATCAATTTGCCTGATGGGGCTCTGTATGCGCCCAAGCCACCTCATTTTGTTTGGTATAAGGGACAGAGGTATATTTGTGCTCCTGAAGGGAAAGAGGAGCCGCCTAAAGTAGTTCCTGGTATGTTAGATTGCTTTACTAAATGTTGACAATTTTTGCATTCTATGTTCATTTTACTTTGAAGTGAAATAGTTTAGGTTCTGCTATATGTTCTATCATCTATGCAAGCTCTATGGAATACATTGCTACTGCATCTTGATTGTTATGTAAATAGTTCATCTGCTCTTGTACTTTTGATATgctatgctttttttttctcaatttttaattgattgtcAGAGTTAGTTGGGCAAAAATGTTTTGGTTCCTAATGTTTAAAATGCCTTCAACATCTCCTAGTGTTAGCCAGTTCTGCTGGGCTATGAAACAATTGatgagaagaaacaaaagtttCGCCCATGAGGCAAGATCTCACTGGCTCGCAAGCAGGGCTGAGGTTTTTAGCAAATTTGTGCAGTTGATCTAGGATGAAAATATAGtttctttattgttattgttttatttgaagCTTGCTACTATAGTGACATTCGTTTTAAACTAAGGCTCCTCTAGGCATATGCTTGTGTTTCTTGACACTGACATAGTTGGAAGAATTCTTAAATGAGTTTTGGAGGGGGGAGGGTTGTGTTCTGACCATTCCTTGGTTTGCAACTTGCAAGGGAGAAACCATTTGGAAAAACAGTTTCAGAGACAGCAAAGAAAAGtgatataaaaatagaatgtCCAGATCAATAAGTTAAAACTCAAGATATTGTACTAAATACAAGATGCATGCTGTTTCCACCTTATTTGGAGACATCGAATGCCTGCAATTGGTTGTATTTGTAAGTGATAAAACTGAAGCCGCAATTCACTTATTCCAAGATGAATAAACACTTCAAAGTGTATCAGGCAGGGCACAAACATAAATGTCCCTGGTAGAGCAGTACATTATCTGTGAACAGGGAGAAATCACCCTCTCGGGACAACTTTGTCTGCCGAAATCAGGCTCGAGGCTAGGATCGCCCTGTTGACCATCTATAATGTTCTGTCTTAAGGTTGAACTTGTCAACTGTGCCATTTGGGAAGTAATTTCCCCTATCACCACCGGTATGTTCACATGTTCCAAGTCGAAATATATATGGGATGGGGAGAGGAGTTAGCTCATTAATAGTAGTGCAATTAAATCATAGAAGTGAAGGACTGTGAGGGGGCTGTTTGGTCAAGAGGGTGTAGTGGGGTTGGCccatttggttattttgtCAGTAACGAAATGAAAGAAGTTGCATTGCTTTTACTTGAATTCAGTTGAGTGctgatttattttaacttcagCACAATTCAGTGAGTTTGGGCCCTGTCTGTTTTTTGGGTAACATCTATTTTTGTCTAATACCCAACCATTTTCCACATTATGAGGCAACTGTCATGTTGGTTATATAGTGATTGATTGAGAATCAGGGATTAGGGAAAAATGCCCATGAAATCTGTTGtgtttttcattctcttttctgTTTTATGTTTACCTAGTTCAAATCTTGATTGAAATATCATCTCCTTTATGAAGTTGCATGATGTATCCGACATTCGTTATGCAGGAAGcgaaatttctttcttcaaaaacGGAGTGTGCCAAGGGATTGCTTTTACAGATCTAAATGGAGGCCGCTATTATCCTGCAGCCTCCATGTACACTCTCCCTAATCAACCAAATTGTGTTGTCAAGTTCAACTTTGGCCCCGATTTTGAATGCTTTCCAGAGGACTTACAAGGTCGTCCTTTGCCACAACCCATGATCGCAGTACCTTACCACGGATTCGACAACCAAGTTGAGAACGGAGTTTCAAGTGAGAAAAACACATTAGTCACGAAGTagtaccattttttttaaccacACCAACCACTTTTAGATCTACATGACttgaatattatatattttttcaaatgtattgTTAGCTCATGTGCATTAGGACTGATAGATGGAAGATGAGTGGTGTAAATTTTTCTAGTTACCATCAGGTGAAGAGAGCAATTTATTTGAGAGATGTGTAGAGATAGACAGTGCATAAGCCcaacattatttatataatttgctTCTTTTTCCAGACTTCAACTTTGCATTGGTTAGTTGATTGGATAGTTAAAtgattcatttcattttgttccAAAACAGTCTAACATAGCAGATAATAAGTTCTTGAACAGTTAAAAAGGCTGTTTGgtagaaaatatcaaaacagaAACTCGAAACAAAGTTGactatatttcatattttgagtATGATAATggatttaaataattgtttaaattgtgtttgatagtatattataaaatttagttgaAGTTGTTAAATAGTAGTTGACAATATACCATTACGGATATATTTGACGTACTGGGATGATAATTATTGTATGAGAAGTTAgaataaatttgagaaataacaTTACTTCTcataaatttgagaaataacattttttttgtttgttttatatttcaaaagtagcacagttttagaaaacttataattttgtttttctcggAGTCAATCTTGGTCGAGATCTACTTCAAGattcttctcaaattttgaaaaactcttTGAAAGATTTATATTGGTCTCTCTCAATCGAGTCAgtgtgtttttattaaaaatttgaaaataaagataaagaagccaaataacataaataagaTGCTTTGGatattagaataatttttttttacaaacttttGCTCCGTGAGAGCATCAACAAGAACAACATTTGCAAGTCCTAATTCCAACCAAATAGAATCAAAGTGTTTATactgaaaaatatttttacatcaatttcttttccaaaactATTCCTATATCGATTATCAACAAGTCTGATACAATGTATTTCAACACAGTAGTTGCTGCAAAGAATGTAATCAAAAATGGTTTTTCATATATCCTCAAAATATGAAGtcaaaccaacaaaaaaaaaaaaaaaaaccaacaattTTTAGCACATTAAGCAAAGTTAATGGCTGTCATGGCTTAGGTTACAAACGAAGAAGAACTCAATATTGCTATTCAACAGATTTCATCTCCATCGGCCACAATTCAAGAAGAAATCAGTTCTAATGTtcatgaagaagaagatcaagatGATTTTGATAATCAATCATATCCATACTCGACAAAACCAGCCGACCAAAATCCATAAAAGACAAAACCCAAAGTCAAGACTCAAAATCCTATGGAAAgatgatttttctttcaaagtaTGTATCATATCCTATAAGAGATAAACATGTCATGTAATTTTGCTTTCGAACTGTGTGTCTAAGTGTTCTGTATAATATAGATGAGTATTGTAAAAGTGTGAACGTGTC
This genomic interval carries:
- the LOC101214790 gene encoding protein TRAUCO codes for the protein MDSLRSTYKDEDDEEDESVRPSEIDPPELADPPMDTNVSGSSTDPQDGTRQDPPDASEEISEEEPASDDTEKSAKLAKSPGNDDDDEDPPSKKQKQLSSLNQPVEEDKSALPGSNSAKNDGSAGGNAAPVATALNPKKSKKKNNNVWVTKSTRKGKKKNKANNNNNAPTEDPVLITPVPRFPDKGDDNNDMQICLSKVYKAEKVELSDDRMSAGSTKGYRMVRATRGVEEGAWYFEIKVVSLGETGHTRLGWSTDKGDLQAPVGYDGNSFGYRDIDGSKVHKALREKYGEEGYKEGDVIGFYINLPDGALYAPKPPHFVWYKGQRYICAPEGKEEPPKVVPGSEISFFKNGVCQGIAFTDLNGGRYYPAASMYTLPNQPNCVVKFNFGPDFECFPEDLQGRPLPQPMIAVPYHGFDNQVENGVSSEKNTLVTK